In Terriglobales bacterium, one DNA window encodes the following:
- a CDS encoding carboxypeptidase regulatory-like domain-containing protein, whose amino-acid sequence MSFTTSAARGLVKLGFICAVALLLPVFSFAQTSKGIVAGTVVDSSGAVVVNANVTARNVQTGTERTTTSGPNGGYRMEAVEPGLYRVTVTANGFKTTTIEQVDVKASIITSVNAELAVGTVSDTVEVSGAATDLQTQSGSLEHTIESVETEHVPVFNLNVISLALTQPGVIDVGSNSLSNGTGFSVNGSRPRANNFLLDGQDDNDNSIQGQALQPNNVNTVQEVVVLTNSYSAEFGRGGGSVTNVITKGGTNQFHGSAWELYAGSGLNAVTAQDGFGGQTSRTKPRFDTHTFGFTAGGPIWKNKLFAFGSSQWQRFYGNAAPATILAPTANGVAALTAANTPNANLLLQYFGSLRGGQNSLSSVDIGPRAGCPAAFVSATSGGCLVEFGSTQRTPPAQLNPDTQWTYRIDFVPRAADTISARYIHDRNSLSPDFFNFPQSLPGLDTEQGGPSENFGITWTHTLSASAVNEFRASEGRFDFQFAPTAQTLKNPLFNLPTVNSISGLNANLFPLLGVNSALPQGRGHTTYQFQDAYTLVKGIETFKVGGDVARILVRDEVPFNSRGTLTFGSGGGFSGLGNFVDNFTGSSNGAALTFGNPTIRPKVFQEGFYFQDTIHAKSNLTVDLGLRYEFDNNPANVLPYPGINIQTEPSNTFPPTPVHVREDGNNFGPRVGFSYTPRFWNGLFGQDKTVLRAGYGVFYDTLFTNITDNEAASSPNAVSGTLLGDSDPNSRGLANATGLLGQISPNLTLASSVSSIDQNLKNPVTHQWNANIERELPLSMVFTAAYVGNRGERLFANDELNPGLGIGLPRLNPNRGPITVRDNSGDSIYHSLDLKVDRRFKSGVLIRGAYTYSKLIDNVSEVFTLFGSATSFPQNELITSNGRSQDRGLSAYDRRHRLALTYVWDIHGWNSSSNFLTSAVSFLTRGWEIAGTSFFQTGAPATINSGFDQNGDRRATNDRPFLGNASAPFSSFGIDGSFLAKQGGVAGTIYDGQTFEADGTLTAVAANSVHFLVLPGLGNVGRNTFLQPGAINNNMAFSRRFHIPGKESQQLEFRSEFYNIFNHPNEGLGDSVSNTAGTDTVLADGSSFADNSLTRYGGRQIKLQLRYSF is encoded by the coding sequence ATGTCGTTTACAACGAGCGCGGCTCGGGGCCTGGTGAAGCTTGGTTTTATCTGCGCGGTGGCACTGCTTCTCCCGGTCTTTTCTTTTGCGCAAACCAGCAAAGGCATTGTTGCCGGCACAGTAGTCGATAGCAGCGGAGCGGTAGTAGTGAATGCAAATGTAACTGCGCGCAACGTTCAGACTGGAACGGAACGCACCACTACCTCCGGCCCAAACGGCGGCTACAGAATGGAAGCCGTTGAACCCGGTCTTTACAGAGTAACCGTTACTGCCAATGGCTTCAAAACGACCACCATCGAACAGGTGGACGTGAAGGCTTCGATCATCACGTCAGTCAACGCTGAACTCGCGGTGGGCACTGTCAGCGACACAGTCGAGGTAAGCGGAGCGGCTACCGACCTCCAGACCCAGAGCGGCTCACTGGAGCACACGATCGAGAGTGTCGAAACCGAGCACGTTCCAGTTTTCAACCTGAACGTGATTTCTCTCGCGCTCACTCAGCCCGGTGTGATTGATGTGGGCAGCAATAGCCTGAGCAACGGCACCGGATTTTCCGTGAATGGATCGCGTCCTCGCGCCAACAACTTCCTTCTCGATGGTCAGGATGACAACGACAATTCCATTCAGGGTCAGGCTCTCCAGCCCAACAATGTGAACACCGTCCAGGAAGTAGTCGTCCTCACGAATTCGTATTCGGCGGAATTCGGTCGCGGCGGTGGTTCGGTAACCAATGTGATCACGAAAGGCGGCACGAACCAATTTCATGGATCGGCCTGGGAACTTTATGCCGGTTCAGGATTGAACGCGGTTACTGCGCAGGATGGGTTCGGCGGGCAGACCTCGCGAACCAAGCCTCGCTTTGACACGCACACATTCGGCTTTACCGCTGGTGGCCCAATTTGGAAAAATAAACTGTTTGCCTTCGGAAGCTCGCAATGGCAGAGGTTCTATGGCAATGCTGCTCCAGCTACGATCCTTGCGCCAACAGCCAACGGAGTCGCTGCCCTTACAGCGGCTAATACTCCTAACGCTAACCTTCTTTTGCAATACTTTGGATCGCTGCGTGGGGGCCAGAACAGCCTGAGCTCTGTTGACATCGGTCCGCGAGCAGGTTGCCCGGCTGCTTTCGTTAGCGCAACCAGCGGTGGCTGCCTTGTGGAATTTGGATCAACTCAGCGCACCCCTCCGGCGCAACTAAATCCCGATACGCAATGGACGTACCGTATTGATTTCGTCCCGCGCGCGGCGGACACGATTTCAGCTCGGTACATCCATGACCGCAATTCTTTATCGCCGGATTTCTTCAACTTCCCACAATCATTACCGGGTCTGGACACGGAGCAGGGCGGTCCTTCGGAAAATTTCGGCATTACCTGGACTCACACCCTCTCCGCGAGCGCGGTCAATGAATTTCGCGCTTCTGAAGGCCGATTTGACTTTCAGTTTGCTCCGACAGCTCAAACACTGAAAAATCCATTGTTTAACCTCCCCACGGTTAACAGCATTAGTGGCCTGAACGCTAATTTGTTTCCACTGCTGGGAGTGAATTCGGCATTGCCTCAGGGCCGGGGCCACACAACCTATCAGTTCCAGGATGCTTACACTCTGGTGAAAGGCATTGAGACCTTCAAAGTAGGAGGCGATGTCGCGCGCATCCTCGTTCGCGATGAGGTTCCGTTCAACTCTCGCGGCACCCTCACCTTTGGTAGCGGAGGCGGCTTCAGTGGATTAGGCAACTTTGTCGACAATTTCACCGGATCTTCAAACGGCGCAGCTTTAACGTTCGGAAATCCGACCATTCGTCCGAAAGTATTCCAGGAAGGGTTTTATTTCCAGGACACGATTCATGCCAAATCGAATCTGACCGTCGATCTCGGACTTCGCTACGAGTTCGACAACAATCCGGCAAACGTGCTGCCGTACCCTGGAATTAACATCCAAACAGAGCCCTCGAACACTTTTCCTCCAACGCCAGTACATGTGAGGGAAGACGGCAACAACTTTGGCCCGCGCGTGGGATTTTCCTATACTCCGCGGTTCTGGAATGGACTCTTCGGTCAGGACAAAACCGTGTTGCGTGCCGGCTACGGCGTGTTCTATGACACGCTCTTCACCAACATAACCGACAACGAAGCTGCCAGCTCTCCGAATGCCGTTTCCGGGACCCTGCTGGGAGATTCCGATCCGAACTCGCGCGGTTTGGCGAATGCAACGGGTCTGCTCGGGCAGATAAGTCCGAATCTGACTCTTGCTTCTTCGGTTTCCTCTATTGATCAAAATCTAAAGAATCCTGTGACGCATCAGTGGAACGCAAACATCGAGCGCGAGCTACCGTTGTCGATGGTTTTCACGGCTGCATACGTGGGCAATCGTGGAGAACGGCTGTTTGCCAATGACGAACTGAATCCCGGATTGGGAATTGGATTGCCGCGGCTCAATCCAAACCGCGGACCGATTACCGTCCGCGACAACTCAGGAGACTCCATTTATCACAGTCTCGATTTGAAAGTTGATCGTCGTTTTAAGAGCGGAGTTTTGATCCGCGGAGCCTACACTTACTCCAAGCTGATTGATAATGTTTCCGAAGTCTTCACGCTGTTTGGCTCAGCGACTTCGTTCCCGCAGAACGAATTGATTACCAGCAATGGACGTTCTCAGGACCGTGGGCTATCAGCTTACGATCGTCGCCATCGCTTGGCCCTCACCTATGTTTGGGACATTCACGGATGGAACAGCTCCAGCAACTTCCTGACTTCAGCAGTGAGCTTTCTCACCCGCGGATGGGAGATTGCCGGAACCTCATTCTTCCAAACCGGTGCTCCAGCCACCATTAACAGCGGATTCGATCAGAACGGTGACCGCCGCGCGACCAATGACCGTCCATTCCTGGGCAATGCCTCTGCCCCGTTTAGCAGTTTTGGGATTGACGGGAGTTTCCTGGCAAAACAAGGAGGCGTTGCGGGCACCATTTATGACGGTCAGACGTTTGAGGCTGATGGCACTCTGACGGCAGTCGCCGCTAACTCGGTTCACTTCCTGGTCCTTCCCGGACTGGGAAATGTCGGACGAAACACGTTCCTGCAACCCGGAGCAATCAACAACAACATGGCTTTCAGCCGCAGGTTCCATATTCCCGGAAAAGAAAGCCAGCAGCTTGAATTCAGGTCGGAGTTCTACAACATCTTCAATCACCCGAATGAAGGTCTTGGAGACTCAGTTTCAAACACCGCCGGAACCGACACCGTGCTGGCCGACGGCTCGTCATTCGCGGACAACAGCTTGACACGATACGGCGGTCGCCAAATCAAACTGCAACTGCGCTATTCGTTCTAA
- the ccsA gene encoding cytochrome c biogenesis protein CcsA, protein MKRATFTLSAIGVAILLSLGLREALQVAPTEATMGNIQRIFYYHVPSYATAFAMFAVNLVASIFYLVRRHTPSAMAADAVAVSAAEIGVIFCSVGLMTGMLWAKPVWGIWWTWDARLTSTFVLWLIYVSYLMLRRLSVAGQAPTLAAALAIFGFVDVPIVYMSIRWWRTQHPQPVIFGEQGSSGLDPSMVPALLINLAAFLCYGALVFWVRYKLERARQELHEAQAVHDIQLARAEAR, encoded by the coding sequence ATGAAACGCGCAACATTCACACTGAGCGCTATTGGCGTTGCAATTCTTCTTTCTTTGGGTCTGCGGGAAGCCCTGCAGGTCGCGCCTACGGAAGCGACCATGGGCAATATTCAACGAATCTTCTATTACCACGTGCCTTCCTACGCAACAGCATTCGCGATGTTCGCAGTGAACCTGGTAGCTTCCATCTTCTATTTAGTTCGACGGCATACTCCGTCTGCCATGGCCGCCGATGCCGTGGCGGTTTCCGCTGCGGAAATCGGCGTAATCTTCTGCTCGGTGGGCTTGATGACCGGCATGCTCTGGGCAAAGCCAGTTTGGGGAATCTGGTGGACTTGGGATGCTCGTCTGACGAGCACCTTTGTTCTGTGGCTCATTTATGTCAGCTATCTGATGTTGCGGCGTCTGTCGGTTGCAGGTCAGGCGCCGACTTTGGCGGCAGCGCTGGCTATCTTCGGATTCGTCGATGTGCCGATCGTTTATATGTCAATTCGTTGGTGGCGCACGCAACATCCGCAGCCGGTAATTTTTGGCGAGCAAGGCTCTTCCGGACTTGATCCGAGCATGGTGCCGGCATTGCTCATCAACCTCGCGGCCTTTCTCTGCTATGGCGCGCTGGTGTTTTGGGTGCGATACAAGCTGGAACGTGCGCGTCAGGAATTGCACGAAGCGCAAGCGGTTCATGACATTCAACTCGCTCGAGCGGAGGCCAGATAA
- a CDS encoding deoxyguanosinetriphosphate triphosphohydrolase → MYAPYALRSEESRGRRYPEKPHPYRSVFQRDRDRVVHSRAFRRLESKTQVFTNRDSDHFRNRLTHTIEVAQIARTVASALGLNSDLTETLALVHDIGHPPFGHAGEKALDREMRRYGDIFDHNLHALRIVEYFELRYPEFRGLNLTFEVREGIIKHSRDWDVSEFPELAEYLLDQRPPLEAQVIDLADELAYNVADLDDGVESGILSIELIRERLPEFERVWEEVEKNYPDALPKLKFSECLRRKLDHMVTDLIHASGHRIRAARIHRASEARQYPERLLRLGPEAHAERRATKEFLHEYLYDSSMLSEDRERLEDVISDLFRFWMENPGELPASYQEQLEQEKPARVVCDYIAGMTDNFILREHDSRIVGQNRRR, encoded by the coding sequence ATGTACGCACCCTATGCGTTGCGTTCTGAAGAGTCGCGAGGGCGGCGATATCCTGAAAAACCTCATCCCTACCGCTCGGTGTTCCAGCGCGACCGCGATCGCGTGGTTCATTCCCGCGCCTTTCGCCGCCTGGAGAGCAAGACGCAGGTTTTCACCAACCGCGACTCCGATCACTTTCGCAATCGGCTTACGCACACCATAGAAGTCGCGCAGATCGCCCGCACTGTGGCGTCGGCTCTGGGACTGAATTCTGATCTGACCGAAACCCTGGCGCTGGTTCACGACATAGGCCATCCGCCGTTTGGTCATGCCGGCGAAAAGGCGCTCGACCGCGAGATGCGCCGCTATGGCGATATCTTTGATCACAATCTTCATGCGCTCCGCATCGTGGAATATTTCGAGTTGCGCTATCCCGAATTTCGCGGGCTCAATCTTACGTTTGAGGTGCGCGAAGGCATCATTAAGCACTCGCGCGATTGGGACGTCAGCGAGTTTCCCGAGCTTGCAGAGTATTTGCTCGATCAGCGCCCGCCGTTAGAAGCCCAGGTCATCGATCTTGCCGACGAGCTTGCCTACAACGTTGCCGATCTGGACGATGGAGTGGAATCGGGCATTCTCTCGATTGAGCTGATTCGCGAACGCCTGCCGGAATTTGAGCGTGTCTGGGAAGAGGTAGAGAAAAATTATCCGGACGCCCTTCCCAAATTGAAATTCAGTGAATGCTTGCGGCGCAAGCTTGATCACATGGTGACCGATCTCATCCATGCGAGCGGTCATCGAATTCGTGCCGCTCGCATTCATCGAGCGAGCGAGGCACGGCAATATCCGGAACGACTGCTGCGATTAGGTCCTGAAGCCCACGCTGAGCGGCGAGCGACGAAAGAGTTTCTGCACGAATACCTGTATGACAGTTCGATGCTTAGCGAGGACCGCGAACGCCTGGAGGACGTGATCTCAGATTTGTTTCGCTTCTGGATGGAGAATCCGGGAGAGCTTCCCGCCAGTTATCAGGAACAGCTCGAACAGGAGAAGCCGGCGCGTGTGGTTTGTGACTACATTGCGGGCATGACTGACAACTTCATCTTGCGAGAGCACGACTCGAGGATCGTTGGACAAAACCGCCGCCGGTGA
- a CDS encoding ABC transporter permease — MNGAAFIALLARDVHVARRNALQLLFQTFLQPLLFVFIFGRVMVGSGYMPPAYKSLLLPGIMAITMVFTGIWAVAMPLIAEFQWTREIEDRLLAPIEISWVAIEKVLAGLIQAMIAGLIVLPLGQLILSPGLEFHISPALFILMVILVAAFSAAGGLALGCSMDQQHIGLMFSMVLTPMIFFGCTYYPWSALDKFPILQKIVLINPLAYASEGLRASVVPQFPHIPTGYVLLALAFFDGLLLALGLRQFQKKAVG, encoded by the coding sequence ATGAACGGAGCTGCCTTTATTGCGCTTCTTGCGCGTGACGTGCATGTCGCACGCCGCAACGCACTTCAACTGCTGTTTCAAACGTTTCTGCAGCCGTTGCTGTTCGTGTTCATATTCGGCCGCGTGATGGTCGGCAGCGGATACATGCCGCCTGCCTACAAGAGCCTTTTGCTTCCCGGCATCATGGCAATCACCATGGTGTTTACCGGAATTTGGGCAGTAGCGATGCCCCTGATTGCCGAGTTCCAGTGGACCCGCGAAATCGAAGATCGCCTGCTCGCGCCTATCGAGATTTCCTGGGTGGCGATCGAGAAGGTGCTTGCCGGATTGATTCAGGCGATGATTGCAGGACTCATCGTGCTGCCGTTGGGACAGCTCATTCTGAGTCCCGGATTGGAATTCCACATCAGTCCTGCGTTATTCATCCTCATGGTGATACTGGTCGCAGCCTTCTCCGCAGCCGGAGGTCTCGCTCTCGGCTGCTCGATGGATCAGCAGCACATCGGACTCATGTTCAGCATGGTGCTTACGCCGATGATCTTCTTCGGCTGCACCTATTACCCGTGGAGCGCGCTCGACAAATTCCCGATCCTGCAAAAGATCGTCTTGATCAATCCGCTGGCCTACGCCAGTGAGGGACTCCGCGCGTCTGTGGTGCCACAGTTCCCGCACATTCCTACCGGATACGTTCTGCTCGCGCTGGCGTTTTTTGACGGGCTGCTGCTGGCATTAGGGCTGAGGCAGTTTCAGAAGAAAGCCGTAGGTTGA
- a CDS encoding ATP-binding cassette domain-containing protein: MDSAIRTRELRKVYHSVPPAAAGRPPASAAKRSKDVKPEITALDGIDLDVARGEIFGLLGPNGAGKSTTVGILTTRIRPTSGTACVGGYDVWQDQTAAKRQIGVVAQRPNLDFSLTAREILQFHGAYFGLNSRERSQRAAELLDRFKLTERADELVRGFSGGMMQRVSIARAMMHDPQVLFLDEPSVGLDPQTRLLLWEIIREYNQKGRTILLTTHNMEEADALCQRLAIIDHGRIIASGTPNDLKASIPGGFLLRMRFAQQPAPLLERLGTLPGVTEVRSTGDSAVDLYASRGGALIPEIVSTAASYSIDLADVHISEPSLENLFLHHTGRSLRE, translated from the coding sequence ATGGACTCAGCGATTCGTACACGCGAATTACGAAAGGTGTATCACTCAGTGCCGCCCGCTGCCGCAGGACGGCCGCCTGCGTCAGCGGCTAAGCGCAGTAAAGACGTTAAGCCGGAGATCACGGCGCTGGACGGCATCGACCTCGATGTTGCGCGAGGAGAGATTTTCGGGCTGCTCGGCCCCAATGGAGCAGGGAAGTCAACGACCGTCGGCATATTGACGACTCGCATTCGTCCAACCAGCGGAACCGCCTGCGTGGGCGGATACGATGTCTGGCAAGATCAAACTGCAGCCAAGCGTCAGATCGGGGTAGTCGCGCAGCGACCCAATCTCGATTTCTCGCTCACTGCGCGCGAGATCCTGCAGTTTCATGGCGCCTACTTCGGGCTCAACTCGCGCGAGCGCAGCCAACGCGCGGCCGAACTTCTCGATCGGTTCAAGCTTACCGAGCGAGCCGATGAATTAGTCCGCGGCTTTTCCGGTGGCATGATGCAGCGCGTTTCCATTGCCCGCGCGATGATGCACGATCCGCAAGTCTTGTTTCTCGACGAGCCGAGCGTTGGCCTCGATCCGCAGACGCGACTTCTGCTTTGGGAAATCATTCGCGAGTACAACCAGAAAGGTCGCACGATCCTGCTGACCACGCACAACATGGAAGAAGCCGACGCACTGTGTCAGAGGCTCGCAATCATCGATCATGGACGAATCATCGCATCCGGCACTCCGAACGATTTAAAGGCTTCGATACCGGGCGGCTTCTTGCTTCGCATGCGCTTTGCACAGCAGCCGGCGCCATTGCTGGAGAGACTCGGTACTCTGCCGGGCGTCACCGAAGTCCGTTCAACCGGAGACAGCGCCGTCGATCTTTATGCCAGTCGCGGTGGCGCACTGATTCCCGAAATCGTGAGCACGGCGGCTTCATATTCGATCGATCTGGCAGACGTTCACATCTCTGAACCGAGCCTCGAAAACCTCTTTCTTCATCACACCGGCAGGAGCCTGCGGGAATGA
- the bamA gene encoding outer membrane protein assembly factor BamA produces MVEGLPIFICLNTADGPVGFRRLSLFRCLSSLVLLCFLLCCCSLSAQQTLVDNILIHGQRRIPADTIRARMFTRPGDVYDPQSLERDFNSLWNTGYFDDIRFEREDTQKGVIINVYVTEKPTIREIKYIGLNSVTNSDVLDRFKKEKVGLSQESQYDPTKVKHAEVILKDLLAEHGRQFATIRTEIHKIPPAAVSIDFVVKEGPKVKVGRIKFDGNKKVPSRELRSAMKNLKPIGIPHSLILENLFARTYDATKLDEDAERVRFYYQTKGYFKVLVDDPKTKIRDTKPGFPYIGRHGGKVVDITVPIQEGDKYKLGTITFTGGKAITNMKALRAQFPIKDGDIFNRESIAKGLENLRKAYGELGYINFSAVPNTDIDEEKKAVSLSIDLDEGKQFSVRRIEFTGNTTTRDKVIRRELALEEGQVYNSRLWEYSLLRLNQLNYFEPLKVEQDSDVKQNVQDGTVDLTLKVKEKGKNSIGLQGGVSGLAGSFIGINYETNNFLGLGETLTMSANLGNLQRSILFGFTEPYAFDRPLQLGFTVYTSRYDFNAAKNYSILTGTNLNLPTDVLNTLQNFSQSETGFTVSSSYPIRRSLKRVGLSYSYQLSSIQTFSTASQQYFEAINFDGVSGPNSLRGIRTSKITPSFTFNSIDSPFQPHRGTSLFLAGEFSGIGGNVNTIRPIVEYKHWFPMNKGRNALGFRVQGSFITGYNGKVAPPYERSYIGGENDIRGFDIRTVTPYVFITNRVNVPLQNPDGTLVPVDPTNPRRGAIQVPVPAQTIIYAGGDTSIFTNLEYRIPIVSHVTLAAFNDAGLNFISFPGQLNLTPENLNILNNTPFGCSTFDANFNCVGTQKVQFEKNLKPIPGTNYTPRMSTGLELQVLLPIVNAPFRIYYAYNPLRLDTIVNNKSLITRDMFPAGSAGDFTYQQALITYGSPYVLREPKKTFRFTVSTTF; encoded by the coding sequence GTGGTAGAGGGGCTTCCTATTTTTATTTGCCTGAACACTGCGGATGGGCCCGTTGGCTTCCGCCGACTGAGCCTGTTTCGCTGTCTCAGTTCACTCGTTCTGCTTTGCTTTCTGCTCTGTTGCTGCAGCCTTAGCGCCCAACAAACGCTCGTCGATAACATCCTCATTCACGGCCAGCGGCGAATACCTGCCGACACCATTCGAGCGCGCATGTTCACCCGGCCTGGCGACGTCTACGATCCGCAATCCCTGGAGCGTGACTTCAACTCCCTTTGGAACACCGGCTACTTTGACGATATCCGCTTTGAGCGCGAGGACACGCAAAAGGGCGTGATCATTAACGTCTACGTCACCGAGAAGCCAACAATCCGCGAGATCAAGTACATCGGTCTGAATTCGGTCACGAATAGCGACGTTCTCGATCGCTTCAAAAAAGAGAAGGTCGGGCTTTCGCAGGAAAGCCAATACGATCCGACCAAGGTCAAGCACGCTGAAGTTATTCTGAAGGACCTGCTCGCCGAGCACGGTCGCCAGTTCGCCACCATCCGCACCGAAATTCATAAGATTCCTCCGGCGGCTGTGAGTATTGATTTCGTGGTGAAGGAAGGACCGAAGGTCAAGGTCGGCAGGATCAAGTTCGATGGCAACAAGAAAGTGCCCAGTCGAGAACTTCGATCGGCGATGAAGAATTTGAAGCCCATCGGCATCCCGCACTCTCTGATTCTCGAGAACCTCTTTGCCCGCACCTACGACGCCACCAAGCTGGACGAAGACGCGGAACGAGTCCGCTTCTACTACCAAACCAAGGGCTACTTCAAGGTTCTGGTTGACGATCCAAAGACCAAAATTCGCGATACCAAACCCGGCTTTCCCTACATTGGCCGGCACGGCGGCAAAGTCGTGGATATCACCGTTCCGATTCAGGAAGGCGACAAATACAAACTGGGGACGATTACCTTCACCGGCGGCAAAGCCATCACGAACATGAAGGCTCTCCGGGCCCAGTTCCCGATCAAAGATGGCGACATCTTCAATCGCGAGTCGATCGCCAAGGGTCTTGAAAACCTGCGAAAAGCTTACGGCGAACTGGGATACATCAACTTCAGTGCGGTGCCCAATACCGACATCGACGAAGAGAAGAAGGCCGTTTCGTTGAGCATTGACCTTGACGAAGGCAAGCAGTTCTCAGTGCGCAGAATCGAATTTACGGGTAACACCACTACCCGCGACAAGGTCATCCGCCGTGAGCTGGCGCTGGAAGAAGGGCAGGTTTACAACAGCCGACTCTGGGAATACAGCCTTTTGCGTCTTAACCAGCTCAACTACTTCGAGCCGCTAAAAGTCGAACAGGATTCCGATGTTAAACAGAACGTCCAGGACGGTACCGTCGATCTCACGCTGAAGGTCAAAGAAAAAGGCAAGAACAGCATAGGTCTTCAAGGCGGCGTGAGTGGGCTGGCGGGATCGTTTATCGGCATCAACTACGAGACGAATAATTTTCTTGGACTTGGCGAGACGCTCACGATGTCCGCCAATCTGGGCAATCTGCAGCGGAGCATCCTGTTCGGATTTACAGAGCCATATGCGTTTGATCGTCCGCTGCAGCTCGGCTTCACCGTCTACACCAGCCGATATGATTTCAACGCTGCCAAGAACTACTCGATCCTTACCGGCACAAATCTGAATCTGCCGACCGATGTGCTGAATACATTGCAGAACTTCAGCCAGTCAGAGACAGGATTTACCGTTTCCTCGAGCTATCCAATCCGGCGATCGCTCAAGCGCGTGGGTCTCTCGTACTCCTATCAGCTTTCGAGCATTCAGACGTTCAGCACCGCGTCGCAGCAATACTTTGAAGCCATCAATTTCGATGGCGTGAGCGGACCCAACTCTCTGCGCGGCATCCGCACCAGCAAGATCACGCCGAGCTTCACCTTTAACAGCATCGACAGCCCCTTCCAGCCACACCGTGGAACCAGTCTGTTCCTGGCTGGCGAATTTTCCGGCATCGGCGGAAACGTGAATACCATCCGGCCGATCGTCGAATACAAGCACTGGTTCCCGATGAACAAAGGCCGGAACGCGCTCGGATTCCGCGTACAAGGCTCGTTTATCACCGGGTATAACGGCAAAGTCGCGCCTCCGTATGAGCGCTCTTACATAGGCGGCGAGAACGATATTCGTGGCTTCGACATTCGCACCGTTACTCCATATGTCTTCATCACCAACCGCGTGAATGTGCCGCTACAGAATCCTGACGGAACGCTGGTTCCGGTTGACCCAACCAACCCCAGGCGCGGAGCGATACAGGTTCCGGTTCCGGCACAGACCATCATCTATGCCGGCGGCGATACCAGCATCTTTACAAATCTTGAATATCGCATTCCAATTGTCAGCCACGTCACACTAGCGGCGTTTAATGATGCTGGACTGAACTTCATCTCGTTCCCAGGTCAGCTAAATCTCACGCCTGAGAACCTGAATATCCTGAATAACACGCCTTTCGGCTGCTCGACCTTCGACGCCAACTTCAATTGCGTGGGCACGCAAAAGGTTCAGTTCGAAAAGAACCTCAAACCCATTCCGGGAACTAACTACACGCCGCGTATGTCCACTGGACTCGAGTTGCAGGTATTGCTGCCGATCGTGAACGCCCCGTTCCGCATTTACTACGCCTATAACCCGCTGCGACTCGATACCATCGTGAACAACAAATCGCTTATCACGCGCGATATGTTCCCCGCAGGCTCCGCCGGCGACTTTACGTATCAGCAGGCGCTGATTACGTACGGCAGCCCATACGTGCTGCGTGAACCGAAGAAGACGTTCCGTTTCACGGTAAGCACGACGTTCTAA